In a genomic window of Quercus lobata isolate SW786 chromosome 4, ValleyOak3.0 Primary Assembly, whole genome shotgun sequence:
- the LOC115983622 gene encoding anthocyanidin 3-O-glucosyltransferase 7-like: MDMAVAEFGRNISCLLTDAFSVFACEMAQNMHVKWVPFWVPAPYCLSAHIYTDIIHKTYANACGNGNGGVVGGLKPIDKTLDVTPGLSTMRFCDLSDEVLQGDSNSSLFSQTLYRMSKVLPQASAIVMNSFQEMNSTFITNDLKSKFQDVFSVGFLTLTLPPPPLPPSHSDTTGCLPWLDKQKPTTVAYISFGTVAAVPPNEFVALAEALEASGVPFLWSLRDNFKQILPNGFVQRTSLQGKIVPWAPQSHVLAHSAVGVYVTHCGYNSVFESIVGEVPMICRPILGDNMMNGRMVEAVWGIGVRVEGVVFTKNGMLKSLELVLRHEQGRRMGEKIKELKEVVVKAAGSNGIASKDFKTFVELISK; encoded by the coding sequence ATGGATATGGCTGTGGCTGAGTTTGGGAGGAACATCAGTTGCTTGTTGACTGATGCTTTCTCGGTGTTTGCTTGTGAGATGGCTCAGAACATGCACGTAAAATGGGTGCCTTTTTGGGTTCCCGCACCTTATTGTCTCTCAGCTCACATTTACACTGATATCATCCATAAGACCTACGCTAATGCTTGTGGTAATGGTAATGGTGGTGTAGTGGGAGGCCTAAAGCCCATTGACAAAACCTTGGATGTTACTCCAGGGCTGTCTACAATGCGCTTTTGTGACCTATCCGATGAAGTACTCCAAGGTGACTCAAATTCATCACTTTTTTCTCAAACACTATACAGAATGAGTAAGGTACTTCCACAAGCAAGTGCTATTGTTATGAACTCGTTTCAAGAAATGAACTCTACCTTCATCACCAACGATCTCAAGTCCAAGTTTCAAGATGTGTTCTCCGTGGGTTTTCTCACCTTAACACTTCCACCTCCACCTCTACCACCATCACATTCAGATACCACAGGTTGCCTTCCTTGGTTGGACAAGCAAAAACCAACTACGGTAGCATATATTAGCTTTGGAACTGTGGCGGCCGTGCCACCTAACGAGTTTGTAGCTTTAGCTGAGGCACTGGAAGCGAGTGGTGTTCCTTTTCTTTGGTCTCTTAGGGACAATTTCAAGCAAATTCTACCGAATGGGTTTGTTCAAAGGACAAGCTTGCAAGGAAAAATAGTTCCGTGGGCACCACAGAGTCATGTCTTGGCACATAGTGCAGTAGGTGTGTATGTCACTCACTGTGGATATAACTCTGTGTTTGAGAGTATTGTTGGAGAGGTACCGATGATTTGTAGGCCAATCTTGGGTGATAACATGATGAATGGAAGGATGGTTGAGGCCGTGTGGGGGATAGGGGTGAGAGTTGAGGGTGTAGTGTTTACAAAGAATGGAATGCTCAAAAGCTTGGAACTCGTTCTGCGACATGAACAAGGAAGGAGAATGGGGGAGAAGATTAAAGAGCTTAAAGAGGTAGTAGTGAAGGCTGCTGGATCAAATGGGATTGCTTCCAAGGATTTCAAAACTTTTGTGGAGCTAATCTCTAAATAA